One Campylobacter concisus DNA segment encodes these proteins:
- the ilvD gene encoding dihydroxy-acid dehydratase yields the protein MRSDIIKKGYTRAPHRSLLRATGLKDEDFAKPFIGVANSFIEIIPGHFFLNKYAQILKDEIRKNGCVPFEFNCIGVDDGIAMGHKGMLYSLPSREIIANSIETVMNAHALDALVCMPNCDKIVPGMVMGALRVNVPTIFVSGGPMKKGHTKDGRPIDLATAFEAVGKFETKEIDEAELRDIECNACPSGGSCSGMFTANSMNTLCEAMGIALPGNGTILALTPEREELIRQAARRICQIALDEKFKIRNILNEKAIRNALVVDMAMGGSSNTVLHMLAISREAGVNLDIKELNKISQNIAHIAKISPSLPNVHMEDVGRAGGMNAVIKEISRRDHGMLNLDNLTVSGETLGERVKSSDIKDESVIHKVENAYSQVGGLAILFGNLAEQGCVIKTAGIVGERKFSGKAVCFNSQDEAIAGISSGKVDKGDVVVIRYEGPRGGPGMQEMLSPTSLIMGRGLGADVALITDGRFSGATRGLSIGHVSPEAAEGGMIGLLRDGDIIDIDVDKYEINVRLSEVEIAERRAKFKPVDKALTSRWLRQYQKLVTNASNGAILEA from the coding sequence TTGAGAAGCGATATAATCAAAAAAGGCTACACAAGAGCCCCACACCGCTCACTTTTACGTGCGACTGGGCTAAAAGACGAGGACTTTGCTAAGCCATTTATCGGCGTTGCAAACAGCTTTATAGAGATCATCCCGGGGCACTTTTTCTTAAACAAATACGCTCAAATTTTAAAAGATGAAATTCGCAAAAATGGCTGTGTGCCGTTTGAGTTTAACTGCATCGGCGTGGATGATGGCATAGCGATGGGGCATAAGGGCATGCTATATAGCTTGCCTAGCCGCGAGATCATCGCAAATTCTATTGAGACTGTGATGAACGCGCACGCACTTGACGCGCTTGTTTGTATGCCAAACTGCGACAAGATCGTCCCTGGCATGGTTATGGGCGCTTTAAGGGTCAATGTCCCGACCATTTTCGTAAGCGGCGGCCCTATGAAAAAAGGCCATACAAAAGATGGCAGGCCGATCGATCTTGCGACTGCGTTTGAGGCGGTTGGCAAATTTGAGACCAAAGAGATAGACGAGGCTGAGCTAAGAGATATCGAGTGCAACGCATGTCCAAGTGGCGGCAGCTGCAGCGGTATGTTTACGGCAAATTCTATGAACACGCTTTGCGAAGCGATGGGCATAGCGCTCCCTGGCAACGGCACTATCCTAGCACTTACTCCAGAGCGTGAGGAGCTCATCAGGCAGGCTGCTCGAAGAATTTGCCAGATCGCCCTTGATGAGAAATTTAAGATAAGAAACATACTAAATGAAAAGGCGATCCGCAACGCACTTGTCGTTGATATGGCGATGGGTGGTAGCAGCAACACCGTCCTTCACATGCTAGCCATCTCAAGAGAAGCTGGCGTAAATTTAGACATAAAAGAGCTAAATAAGATCAGTCAAAACATCGCTCACATCGCTAAGATCAGCCCAAGCTTGCCAAACGTGCACATGGAGGACGTCGGCAGAGCTGGCGGTATGAATGCGGTGATAAAAGAAATTTCACGCAGAGATCATGGCATGCTAAATTTAGACAACCTAACAGTTAGCGGCGAAACTTTGGGCGAGCGCGTAAAATCTAGCGACATAAAAGACGAAAGCGTCATCCACAAGGTGGAAAATGCCTATTCTCAAGTTGGCGGACTTGCCATTTTGTTTGGAAATTTAGCCGAGCAAGGCTGTGTCATCAAGACGGCCGGCATCGTTGGTGAGCGTAAATTTAGTGGCAAAGCAGTCTGCTTTAACTCACAAGATGAAGCCATCGCTGGAATTTCAAGCGGTAAAGTAGATAAAGGCGACGTCGTCGTCATCCGCTACGAAGGCCCACGCGGAGGACCAGGCATGCAAGAGATGCTAAGCCCTACCTCACTCATCATGGGACGAGGACTTGGCGCAGACGTAGCGCTCATCACGGATGGTCGCTTTAGCGGGGCGACAAGGGGTCTAAGCATCGGCCACGTAAGCCCAGAAGCAGCTGAAGGCGGCATGATAGGCTTGCTACGAGATGGCGACATCATCGATATAGACGTCGATAAATACGAGATAAACGTTCGCCTAAGCGAAGTCGAGATCGCTGAGCGCAGGGCTAAATTTAAACCAGTCGATAAAGCGCTAACCTCTCGCTGGCTAAGGCAGTATCAAAAACTAGTCACAAACGCAAGCAACGGAGCGATACTGGAGGCGTAA
- a CDS encoding DUF262 domain-containing protein, with translation MNNNNLFDFEGEDSLGPENIETVYPLKEIRIDKGRMSVFEFKRKYDDPVKGNIVLNPDFQRDEGRWGLKQKSELIESILMGIPLPVIYLFQDEKGIKQVVDGRQRLTCMADFLNNNFKLEKLEILRTLNNKYFKDLEVYEQNKIEDYQLDIYTILPPAPERVKFNIFDRLNRGGTKLNNQEMRNALYQGTSTKLIKEMSELESFKQATGYSLNATTMKDRYLILRFVAFYFFRTDKFGKKIDFNSDIDDFLKNVMQYINTKTLDEIKYLKDAFDKTMQYISDNYGDSVFRFKNKDGNNRKRPINMGLFECITYMFMLALEKNIEIDKEELEKFKTQEFDKPERFTYGIDSKDNIKFRFDSVEKFIGVYNDTTNEN, from the coding sequence ATGAATAATAATAATTTATTTGATTTTGAAGGCGAAGACAGTCTTGGTCCAGAAAATATTGAAACAGTATACCCACTAAAGGAAATAAGAATAGATAAGGGAAGAATGAGTGTTTTTGAATTTAAAAGAAAATACGATGACCCTGTAAAAGGCAATATTGTATTAAACCCAGATTTTCAAAGAGACGAAGGGAGATGGGGCCTAAAACAAAAAAGTGAACTAATAGAATCTATTCTGATGGGGATACCATTACCTGTTATATACTTATTTCAGGATGAAAAGGGTATCAAACAAGTTGTCGATGGAAGACAACGTTTAACTTGCATGGCAGATTTTTTAAACAATAATTTTAAACTAGAAAAATTAGAAATATTGAGAACCTTAAATAATAAATACTTTAAAGACCTTGAAGTATATGAACAAAATAAAATAGAAGATTACCAATTAGACATTTACACTATTTTACCTCCGGCACCAGAGAGGGTTAAATTTAATATATTTGACAGACTAAATAGGGGCGGAACAAAATTAAACAATCAAGAAATGAGAAACGCTCTATATCAAGGAACATCAACTAAACTTATAAAAGAAATGAGTGAACTAGAGAGTTTTAAACAAGCAACAGGATATTCTCTAAATGCAACCACAATGAAAGATAGATATCTAATTCTTAGATTTGTTGCTTTCTATTTTTTTAGAACAGATAAATTTGGGAAAAAAATCGATTTTAATTCTGACATTGATGACTTTTTAAAAAATGTCATGCAGTATATCAACACAAAGACTCTTGATGAAATAAAATACTTAAAAGATGCATTTGATAAAACAATGCAATACATATCTGATAACTATGGAGATAGTGTTTTTAGATTTAAGAACAAAGATGGCAATAATAGAAAAAGACCTATAAACATGGGTTTATTTGAGTGTATAACATATATGTTTATGCTGGCTTTGGAAAAAAATATAGAAATAGACAAAGAAGAATTGGAGAAATTTAAGACGCAAGAATTTGACAAACCAGAAAGGTTTACATATGGAATAGATAGTAAAGATAATATTAAATTCAGATTCGATAGTGTAGAAAAATTTATAGGGGTTTACAATGATACAACAAATGAAAATTAG
- a CDS encoding AAA family ATPase — translation MIQQMKISNFKSINNQEIELKPLTIFTGTNSSGKTTLMQSILLLSYYSNQNSELEKALIKVKKFQEIRNFNNNSNEVTLQIKMDNGEYILKCDSNSNWVINKKSPLVFEDNLYYISSNRIGQEDIATYSENIKFGINGKNVFGFFQKYKDQIVSFVADHNNDETLSGNLKYWIKKILDLDIELYTEDIDGSNIKAGYKSSLITSNILSTFNVGTGVSYVIRILIVALWLKPNDIFMIENPEIHLHPKAISNLASFFAEIVSKNKVQLIIETHSEYFLHKLRYEIYKRKFNANDVRFFYKDDPNKEFEIIDINENGHLVNFKNEKINFPTGFLDVSLGELLEIM, via the coding sequence ATGATACAACAAATGAAAATTAGCAACTTTAAAAGTATAAACAATCAAGAAATTGAATTAAAGCCGCTAACTATATTTACTGGGACTAATTCATCTGGCAAAACTACATTAATGCAGAGTATTTTACTATTGTCTTATTATTCTAACCAAAATTCGGAACTAGAAAAGGCATTAATAAAGGTTAAAAAATTTCAAGAAATTAGAAATTTTAATAATAACAGCAATGAAGTTACATTGCAAATAAAAATGGACAATGGAGAATACATATTAAAATGTGATAGTAACAGTAATTGGGTTATAAATAAAAAATCTCCTTTAGTTTTTGAAGATAATTTATACTATATTAGTTCTAATCGTATAGGACAAGAAGATATAGCAACTTATAGCGAAAATATAAAATTTGGAATAAATGGTAAAAATGTTTTTGGTTTTTTTCAAAAATATAAAGATCAAATTGTAAGTTTTGTGGCAGATCATAATAATGACGAAACGTTATCTGGTAATCTTAAGTATTGGATTAAAAAAATTTTAGATTTAGATATTGAGCTTTATACGGAAGATATAGATGGTTCAAATATAAAAGCAGGTTATAAATCTAGTCTTATTACCTCAAATATTCTTTCTACTTTTAATGTTGGAACTGGTGTAAGTTATGTCATAAGAATACTAATTGTTGCCTTATGGTTAAAACCAAATGATATCTTTATGATCGAGAACCCAGAAATTCATCTACATCCAAAAGCTATATCAAATTTGGCTAGTTTTTTTGCAGAAATTGTATCAAAAAATAAAGTTCAGCTAATTATAGAAACTCACTCAGAATATTTTTTACACAAATTGAGGTATGAGATTTATAAGAGAAAATTTAATGCCAATGATGTGAGATTTTTTTACAAAGATGATCCAAATAAAGAATTTGAAATAATTGATATAAATGAAAATGGGCATTTGGTAAATTTTAAAAACGAAAAAATCAATTTTCCTACTGGTTTTTTAGATGTTAGTCTTGGTGAATTATTGGAGATAATGTAA
- a CDS encoding hydroxymethylpyrimidine/phosphomethylpyrimidine kinase yields MKKILIIAGSCNSGTAGLQADIKTCARLNCYSATAVTSLVAETTDAIKSVVCLESSFVKDQLSTLAEEFSFDAIKIGMLFSEEIMDVVHEFLLTQKAKVVLDPVCVSKSGHKLIKDSAVEKLKELMKLAAVATPNLDEANVLFGGNFKDLPCDIIVKKRVSEGNSIDTLYRKDASLQNFKTPLASPLVMSGTGCTFSTALACYLAKGKSLEEAIGLSKEYICSIIKESIDTKLGKNRLLWHGAK; encoded by the coding sequence ATGAAGAAAATTTTAATCATCGCAGGCTCATGCAATAGCGGTACAGCGGGGCTTCAGGCTGATATAAAGACATGCGCTAGGCTAAACTGCTATAGCGCAACGGCGGTCACTTCGCTAGTTGCTGAGACCACGGACGCGATAAAAAGCGTAGTTTGTCTTGAATCTAGCTTTGTTAAAGACCAGCTTAGTACGCTTGCGGAGGAATTTAGCTTTGATGCCATAAAGATCGGCATGCTCTTTAGCGAGGAGATAATGGACGTGGTGCATGAGTTTTTACTCACACAAAAGGCAAAAGTCGTGCTTGATCCAGTCTGCGTTTCAAAGAGCGGCCACAAGCTCATAAAAGATAGCGCAGTAGAAAAGCTAAAAGAACTAATGAAGCTTGCCGCCGTCGCCACGCCAAATTTGGACGAGGCAAATGTCCTTTTTGGTGGAAATTTTAAAGATCTGCCTTGCGATATCATCGTAAAAAAGCGAGTGAGCGAGGGCAATAGCATAGATACGCTTTATAGAAAAGATGCCTCACTGCAAAATTTCAAAACCCCACTTGCTAGCCCGCTTGTGATGAGTGGGACTGGTTGCACTTTCTCAACGGCGCTTGCTTGTTACCTTGCAAAGGGTAAGAGCTTAGAGGAGGCTATAGGGCTTTCAAAAGAGTATATCTGCTCCATTATAAAAGAGAGTATCGACACAAAGCTAGGCAAAAACCGCCTACTTTGGCACGGAGCGAAGTAA